The sequence TCATTAGGGAAGAGATTATCCAGTTCAAAAGGAAAATGAGAGACCCAAAATTGAATACAAGTAGATTAATCTCCGACATTTGAATCGGTTTTAGACATTTGAATCGGTTTTAAACCCTGAGCTCGCTCTATTGGCTGGCACCTTCTGCAGCGCCCGATCCGGTTAAGTTCTCACCAACCTCACTCTTGCAAAGAGGGCACAATGCATTTATCTTTAACCACTTGTCTACACAGTCTTTGTGAAAAAGATGAGAACAAGGCAATTCTCGCAGCTCATCATTATTTTCATACTTTGCCAGGCAGATGCAGCAAACCTGCAGACATCAACAGAGCCGGTAAGGTGCAGCAGATCAATAAGGGATTAGGCAGGATAACATGAAGAAGAATTCAACAATAGCATCAAACCAAACCAAGTGTAGATTACCTGATTTCATGAACGCTAAAACATTTAtaccataaaaaaataaataaataagacaaGATTTATAAATGGGAAGAGGTGTAGAAGCTAAGGTATGATAATTGTGAATtgtaacatatatatataattttcaagctcattattttttaacaatatcaagcttattatttatatttataaaactaaaaaattacACCATGAACTCTCTTAGATAAATTTTGCCAAATTATAGTATATGTAAATTACTATCATGGACATTGCATCGAATTTAAGAAATAAAGGTTGCAAGAATCTTTTTGTCCAATAAAAGAGTGAACCTTGATAAACTTTACCCCAAGGAAAAGGTTAGCCTTCCccccatatatatatacacacacagaTCTGTTAAAGAATAAAATCTTCGCGGATAGAGGGACATGGTGTAACTAGACAAAAAGAGCTAGCATGCCAGAATTTTCATGAAGTACTCCCAAATAATTAAAGATTAGATAGTAGTATAGTACTTACTGCATCATCTCCAGATATCACTCGCTCCTTTTCAGTTCCTGCAGCTACAACTCCCCCATCAACAACAGCTGAGTTACTGTCGCcacttcttttatttttcttcatcttgAACTTGTAAGTTGGCAGGGCATTTATGGATTCAGAAGTTGCCCCTCTGTTTTGTGACATATCCTCTCTAACGCCAAGGATGGAGATAATACAAGGGAGACAACAGCAGATTGTTGAACAGAGAATGAAGGGCATAGCATAACCAATACAGCTAAAGGCGAGAAACACTATACATAACCTGCAACAAAAGGAAGCAGACATTAGTTGAGAAATCCTTGAAAAATCAGATGAAATCAAGAGCTAATGGAAGGTTATACGCCTAACCTATACAAGTTAGGAGCTTCATCAGCAGACGAACGTCCTCCAAAGATCCATACATTTCCAACAACAAACCATATAGCAAAAAAGCAATCTAAAGATATTTTGAAGTATTCCACTAGTGTCTTCATTCTGCAGAACAAGTATTAATACAGGTTTAGGAGTTTCATAAACTACTTACAAGTTACACGGTTAAGTTACAAGCATAGAAAAATAGGGTAGGAGTAAACAATGACAAGCATGATAGAGGAAAACAACTGCTTAAATTTAAGAAAGATTGTCAAATTGATCCATCAGGTTGCCAACATTCAGAAACTCTTAAATCTTAATGAAACAAAACGTCAAGATTTATTCAAAACACGGAACCATAAGTAGATTAACCTGTTAAGTTGGAGACTTGTTGGAAAGCTATACTACCTTACCATTACTGAACAAAATATTCCTTTGTTTTAACTGCATTTAGTTATGTCCTACTTTCTCCATGTGATACCCATTGAGGTTATACAATTTGAATAATTAGGTAGAAAGAATTACCAGGTGCAAGACATTTCTAAATTGGTTTTTGGACACAAATGAGGCTATGTGACCCTCACATAGACAATGCACTTTAGGATACTGCATAATGATTGGAATGGAGGCAACTGAGTTTATTTGGAAGAGAAACAATTTCAAGAACCAGTGCAAAAGTAGCGTACTGGGTCATGGCAATGGTGAGTAACACGTGAACTTAAACTACAGAAACGTTTCCCCCTAAAATTGAGATCGAGGCACTGAGAAGTTAAGAAAATGCAAGTGCTTTGACATAATAGGAAAACCTTGCACATTGTTAGAGACTTGGGTAATATGGGGTGCCCAATGTCCCATATCGTGTAATATGGGATGCTTGATGTTGCATTTAAGAAGAATGGTTCTTTCTGCTTAATATCTAGCTTTTAAGGTGTGGCTTCCTACTTTTCCTAGATACCTAACAATGGCATAGAGGCTAGGTTGTTGGTAGCACGAACGACTACCTATAGGCTAGATTAAGGTGAATACTAAATATTAGTAGTCAATAGCAAGTGGCTACCGCTGGTCAAAGTCGAAAGAGTGAAACCTCCATGGACGTCAACTCTCAGCTAGTGTATTGTTAGGGACTTGGGTAATATGAGGTGCCCCAAGTCCCCCATCAAGTAATATGGATACTTGATGTTTTATTTAAAGAGAGTAGTTCTTCCCCCTTAATAGCTAGCTTTTAAGGTGTGGTTTCCACTTTAGGTACTTAAAACACATTGCCTAAAGTCTGGTGTTTAATATgtagaataataataaataacagAATTCTCACTTCAATATTTCATCAGAGAAGACTTTGCCTGAATATCTGGTTACTACATGTGTCAACTGCAATCATTATATAGCATATGCATTCACTAAGTCCCTAACAGGACATCAGATTAGCTACATTTGGAAAGGGGTTAAAGGGGATGTATGGAGATGTGGGTAAAGATATTATTTACAAATTCCCTCCCTCCTTTGTTTAAACATCCATTTTTACTATCATAACTAGAATATTGCAGGACCATTTATTTTGCTGATTCATTTCTGAGTTAGTGATTTTTCTATGATTATATGAAATAACGTTATCATAAACGATGAGCAACGATAACTAACTCACTACCTTCTGTTTGTCAATGGTGAAGCTTGATTGCTTCTGGACAGTGAAGCAGCAGCTTGACCATCTGCTCCTCCATTACTTCTGGAACTGGAATGAAATGTCCCCGAAGGATCATTAACCCGAGGAGATGTTTGACGGGTTTGGGGTGAATCTTGATCTCGACTTTGGTTATGATGATAATACCGCCAATAAAGCAGAGGTAGGGTAGCAAGACATCCACTTGCATAACCCACAATCCACGCAAACAATGGGGAACGTGGATGCTCGTGCCTTGACAAAGACAATACAACAATTGATGCAACGATTTGACTTACTAAGAGTGCTAGTTCTACAGATATCCACAACCCCGAATGCACTGGACTCCTACTCCGGCGTGAATCTCCACGTCTGATGAACGAAGAATTCCTGGAGTTTGATCCATTGGATCCATTGTTGGATAAAACCGAAGGCTGGGAAACAGGTACTCTCACACTGCCCGCTCTCTCTACATGCTGTGATGTATCCACACCATTAGAATGTCTATCATGAGCTGAGCCTGAAGTGGAAGCATCACCGTTTCCAGCTATGTTAATGTCTATGATATGCTGATTGTCATTCAACCTCTCCGGCTGCACGATCATATGCTGATTGCTGTTCAAGCTACCCAGCCGCTCCATCAACAACGGAGATGTGTCAGGTGGACCTTCAATATGCACTTCTGGTGCGAGAACATGCATCTAACTCCAGCACCAACACAAGAAGCCGCCAATGAAGCATGAAACTTCAAAAACCAGGAAACAAAGTACAGAACCTTTCAAATACAAATCTCTGAGCTGTGTGGAAACAAATGGTGAACCGTTCTGATTAGCACAACTCTGAGACTTCCATCTGTTAAGCAAATATTAAATTGTCAATTTCCAAAGCCATAGTTGCCTTCTGTTATCACAACACATAACATATACACTAACAATATTAACATCTGTCCAcataaaaaagatatttaaattaaAACAGTATAAGATAACAACATAAAGCATCTAATGGTTGCTTACAAAAGGAGAAAGGCACATTCCCGAATTAATGTTTCCCAGTTATATATAAATATCATAAAGTTCATAAATATCTTATAACAAAGATGATACTAAACCCTCTCTGCATCtcaaaaacctaaaaaattaaattaaattaaattaacaaaattGGACACAGGAATTTCTTTCAACAAAATACCACCGCTAATTTTCATCATCGTCGACGTGTCTTTCATCTTGTTGAAGAATTAAGCAAAATTcagtaacaaaaattaaaaattaaaaggcGATACCTGAAGAAGAAGTGAAGGAAGCGGTGAATCCGGTGCTTGAATTTTTTTACTTATGAATCGGTGAAACTCGAGAGAGAAGAGTGAGATGGAAGAGAGGGATAGAAGCGGCGTTGACTAGGAGCGAATTAGAGAGCAAAACGACTGCGTATAATGAGATGGGAAAAGCGCGTCGGAGAGGAGTAGAGGACCAAGAAATGGAGATTGGAAACGACAGAGAGAAAAGGGCTAAACGGCGCCGTATAAAGTAAGGGGTGGTGACGGAAGAAAAGAGGGGAAGGTGTCGTAATCAAAAGGGTGCCAAGCGCACCTCCACTGCTTCCCTTCCAGGTCATGCCTCACCGTATCTTCTTCTCCCTACATTATTAGTGCTCATTAGGCAAAAACTATCTTATTGTTGTATTAAGTTGATTGATGAAAATTgttaaatataatataattaaatatNATCTTTGTCAATTGTAAGTAGTCAActatctttttgtttttgtccttaatctcatctcattatcatcatcatttgtCTCCTAATACACTTTTCCACCACTATAAGAAAAACGGTTAATACTGTCGAATTTAGCGTCAGATATTAGTGACGGATTTATGATAAATCtcaattttagaatttattttgtgttgaatttagtggGTTTCATCAAttcttttcacacttattcatataagtGGCATACTTTTATGATTTCTTCCTAATTATGctttatagttgaaaacatgctttcaaCACcttaaaaatactaaattttaattctctcctattaccattcgatgccgtaatatgtttgttaagtgatttcaggattta is a genomic window of Arachis ipaensis cultivar K30076 chromosome B06, Araip1.1, whole genome shotgun sequence containing:
- the LOC107605129 gene encoding E3 ubiquitin-protein ligase At1g63170 isoform X1 produces the protein MHVLAPEVHIEGPPDTSPLLMERLGSLNSNQHMIVQPERLNDNQHIIDINIAGNGDASTSGSAHDRHSNGVDTSQHVERAGSVRVPVSQPSVLSNNGSNGSNSRNSSFIRRGDSRRSRSPVHSGLWISVELALLVSQIVASIVVLSLSRHEHPRSPLFAWIVGYASGCLATLPLLYWRYYHHNQSRDQDSPQTRQTSPRVNDPSGTFHSSSRSNGGADGQAAASLSRSNQASPLTNRRMKTLVEYFKISLDCFFAIWFVVGNVWIFGGRSSADEAPNLYRLCIVFLAFSCIGYAMPFILCSTICCCLPCIISILGVREDMSQNRGATSESINALPTYKFKMKKNKRSGDSNSAVVDGGVVAAGTEKERVISGDDAVCCICLAKYENNDELRELPCSHLFHKDCVDKWLKINALCPLCKSEVGENLTGSGAAEGASQ
- the LOC107605129 gene encoding E3 ubiquitin-protein ligase At1g12760 isoform X2 gives rise to the protein MHVLAPEVHIEGPPDTSPLLMERLGSLNSNQHMIVQPERLNDNQHIIDINIAGNGDASTSGSAHDRHSNGVDTSQHVERAGSVRVPVSQPSVLSNNGSNGSNSRNSSFIRRGDSRRSRSPVHSGLWISVELALLVSQIVASIVVLSLSRHEHPRSPLFAWIVGYASGCLATLPLLYWRYYHHNQSRDQDSPQTRQTSPRVNDPSGTFHSSSRSNGGADGQAAASLSRSNQASPLTNRRLCIVFLAFSCIGYAMPFILCSTICCCLPCIISILGVREDMSQNRGATSESINALPTYKFKMKKNKRSGDSNSAVVDGGVVAAGTEKERVISGDDAVCCICLAKYENNDELRELPCSHLFHKDCVDKWLKINALCPLCKSEVGENLTGSGAAEGASQ